From the genome of Eucalyptus grandis isolate ANBG69807.140 chromosome 2, ASM1654582v1, whole genome shotgun sequence, one region includes:
- the LOC104424652 gene encoding 3-dehydrosphinganine reductase TSC10A-like gives MAALSLLSLLLLLLLPLSLLLLLFLIVRPRPVKIPIKNRHVFITGGSSGIGLAIAHRAASEGARVSILARSQAKLGKAKQEIRLATGTNVATFSADVRDFDTVRRATEEAGPVDVLVVNQGVFLPEELVKQDLDEVRFMIDVNLMGSFNMIKAVLPAMKARTDRRPASIVLMSSQAGQVGIYGYTAYCASKFGLRGLAEALQQEIIADDIHVSLVLPPDTDTPGLAEEKKRRPPISSIIAATSAAMKADEVAEKTINGIKSGSFIVPCNVVGYLLAIAGAGLSPQRSYVTAFVEVVGAGISRLAGLFLLWNWYSSIEKWYAQKSSDQ, from the exons ATGGCggcactctctctcctctcgctcctcctcctcctcctcctccctctctccctcctcctcctcctcttcctcattgTCCGCCCCCGCCCCGTTAAGATCCCCATCAAGAACCGCCACGTCTTCATCACCGGCGGCTCCAGCGGCATCGGCCTCGCAATCGCCCACCGTGCCGCCTCGGAGGGCGCCCGCGTCTCGATCCTCGCCCGGTCACAGGCCAAGCTGGGGAAGGCCAAGCAGGAAATCCGGCTCGCCACCGGCACCAATGTCGCGACCTTCTCCGCTGATGTCCGTGACTTTGACACCGTGAGGCGCGCCACAGAGGAGGCTGGGCCAGTCGACGTGCTGGTGGTGAACCAGGGGGTGTTCCTCCCCGAGGAACTGGTCAAGCAGGATCTGGACGAGGTCAGGTTCATGATAGACGTCAATCTGATGGGCAGCTTCAACATGATCAAGGCAGTTTTGCCGGCGATGAAAGCAAGGACCGATCGTAGGCCGGCTTCAATTGTCCTCATGTCCTCTCAGGCCGGCCAG GTGGGGATCTACGGTTACACTGCTTACTGCGCAAGCAAATTTGGGCTCCGAGGATTAGCGGAAGCACTGCAACAAGAGATAATTGCTGATGACATCCATGTTTCGCTTGTTCTCCCACCGGATACCGATACTCCTGGATTAGCGGAAG aaaaaaagagaagacctCCGATATCAAGCATCATAGCTGCTACTTCCGCTGCAATGAAAGCGGATGAAGTTGCGGAGAAGACAATAAACGGGATTAAATCTGGCAGTTTCATTGTGCCTTGCAACGTTGTGGGCTACTTGCTAGCAATTGCGGGTGCTGGTTTGTCTCCTCAGAGATCGTACGTCACGGCATTCGTGGAGGTAGTTGGTGCTGGAATTTCCCGTCTCGCCGGTCTCTTCTTGCTGTGGAACTGGTATAGCAGTATAGAAAAGTGGTATGCGCAAAAAAGCAGTGACCAGTGA